In Desulfovibrio inopinatus DSM 10711, the following proteins share a genomic window:
- a CDS encoding MBL fold metallo-hydrolase — MANTIDITLIANAGVMVEQNGTGLLVDGMHHEGGHPFSRVPQSEMASMRDSAPPFEHLDYLLFTHEHPDHFTPGYVLEYLRHRPIQGLLLPDETGGSADYADLLGHVRKQNIPHHTFGLEPGQTRHVRLAEHLHITAIGTLHMGPQYQDVRNDCFLVALNGMNILFTGDADHVAEYYENALHNVRLDAVFVNPIFYHNPHGQHIINTIFRPRHVIIYHMPFAEDDTMNFTYMVGRDQEKHKNPRVQVHVLGEQRQRLRLYGAT; from the coding sequence GTGGCAAATACAATCGATATCACCTTGATTGCTAACGCTGGCGTCATGGTTGAACAAAATGGAACAGGATTGCTGGTGGATGGAATGCATCACGAAGGCGGCCATCCCTTCAGTCGTGTTCCTCAAAGCGAAATGGCCTCTATGCGAGATAGCGCACCACCATTCGAACATCTCGATTATCTCTTGTTTACACACGAACATCCGGACCATTTTACCCCCGGATACGTATTGGAATATCTTCGCCACCGTCCCATCCAAGGACTTCTTCTGCCGGACGAGACCGGCGGCTCAGCAGATTATGCCGACTTGCTCGGCCATGTTCGAAAACAGAACATCCCGCATCATACATTTGGATTGGAACCAGGACAAACCCGACACGTTAGGCTCGCCGAGCATCTCCATATCACTGCCATCGGTACCCTCCACATGGGACCGCAATATCAAGATGTCCGCAACGACTGTTTTCTCGTTGCACTAAACGGTATGAACATTCTTTTCACCGGAGACGCCGACCATGTCGCCGAGTACTACGAAAACGCACTGCACAATGTGAGGCTCGACGCGGTATTCGTGAATCCCATTTTCTACCACAATCCCCACGGGCAACATATTATCAACACGATCTTCCGACCGCGACACGTCATTATCTATCACATGCCCTTCGCCGAAGATGACACCATGAATTTCACCTATATGGTGGGACGCGACCAAGAAAAACACAAGAATCCACGCGTACAGGTGCATGTTCTTGGAGAACAACGACAACGTCTTCGGTTATACGGTGCAACCTAA
- a CDS encoding NAD-dependent malic enzyme, which translates to MATTQKHGRDILCDPETNKSTAFSEAEKEHYGLIGLVPDIVEDIETQLQRVMMQLDHKTSDIDRYIYLVNLLDHNETLFYKTIMSDPTRFLPIVYDPTIGEACLKFGHIYRQPRGMYLSITRKGMVEQILRNWPGQDVRFICVTNGGRILGLGDLGANGMGIPIGKLQLYTAAAGVPPEGLLPMYLDAGTNNETLLSDPLYLGLRQHRPLSEELYAFVDEFVDAVQKVFPDCCIHFEDWTGADAVHLLERYRDKVCCYNDDVQGTAGITLTGMINACKVKGTRLRDESFLFLGAGSAGIGLSNLLCSALVEEGLSLDEARSRVHMFDLNGLLEDSRTDLFDFQRPYAHPHAPMPRNAFVQAIDEFKPTTLIGVSTTGGAFGKDVIEAMSRVNERPVILALSNPTEKAECTAEQAYTWSNGKALYAAGVQFPPVSLGGKTFLPGQANNFYIFPAVGMAIYATRAKRVTDQMFIEAARAVADQVTDEQRAQGLLYPMQSNILETEIQTAIRVARLVFESGLAGVHRPENLEAFIRGHVYVPEYGG; encoded by the coding sequence ATGGCGACGACGCAAAAACATGGCCGAGACATCCTATGCGATCCGGAAACCAATAAATCAACCGCCTTCTCCGAAGCCGAAAAAGAACACTATGGATTGATCGGCCTTGTTCCCGACATCGTTGAAGACATCGAGACGCAATTACAGCGCGTCATGATGCAGCTTGATCATAAAACGAGCGATATTGACCGTTATATCTATCTCGTCAACCTGCTCGATCACAACGAGACCCTGTTCTACAAGACCATCATGTCGGACCCGACACGATTTCTCCCCATTGTCTACGACCCGACGATCGGCGAAGCCTGTCTCAAATTCGGCCATATCTATCGCCAACCCCGCGGTATGTATCTGTCCATCACGCGCAAAGGAATGGTGGAGCAGATATTGCGCAACTGGCCGGGGCAGGATGTGCGTTTTATTTGCGTCACCAACGGAGGCCGCATTCTCGGATTGGGAGACCTTGGGGCCAATGGCATGGGGATTCCCATCGGCAAATTGCAACTCTACACGGCCGCGGCCGGTGTTCCGCCTGAAGGCCTGCTTCCCATGTATCTCGATGCAGGAACAAACAATGAAACCCTGCTCAGCGATCCGCTCTATCTCGGTCTGCGCCAACACCGTCCCCTGAGTGAAGAACTCTATGCCTTTGTCGATGAATTCGTTGACGCCGTCCAAAAAGTCTTTCCGGATTGCTGCATTCACTTCGAAGACTGGACCGGTGCCGATGCCGTCCATTTGCTTGAACGCTACCGAGACAAGGTCTGTTGCTATAACGATGACGTGCAAGGAACGGCCGGCATCACCCTGACCGGCATGATTAACGCCTGCAAAGTCAAAGGCACACGACTTCGCGACGAATCCTTTCTCTTCCTCGGAGCCGGGTCTGCTGGCATCGGCTTGAGCAATCTGTTGTGTTCGGCGCTGGTCGAGGAAGGGTTGAGCCTGGACGAAGCCCGCAGCCGAGTCCACATGTTCGACCTCAACGGCCTGCTTGAAGATTCGCGCACCGATTTATTCGACTTCCAACGCCCCTACGCGCATCCTCATGCCCCCATGCCGCGCAACGCTTTTGTACAGGCAATCGACGAATTCAAGCCGACAACACTGATCGGCGTCAGCACCACCGGGGGCGCATTCGGCAAGGACGTCATAGAAGCCATGAGCCGCGTCAACGAGCGTCCCGTCATCCTGGCTCTCTCCAATCCGACAGAGAAGGCTGAATGCACGGCCGAACAGGCCTATACATGGAGCAACGGCAAAGCCCTCTACGCCGCAGGGGTGCAGTTCCCGCCGGTTTCGTTAGGCGGCAAGACCTTTCTCCCCGGCCAAGCCAACAACTTCTACATCTTCCCGGCCGTCGGCATGGCTATCTACGCCACACGCGCCAAACGAGTCACCGACCAAATGTTCATCGAAGCCGCCCGCGCCGTAGCCGACCAAGTCACCGACGAACAACGCGCTCAGGGCCTGCTCTACCCCATGCAATCCAATATCCTCGAAACAGAAATCCAAACCGCCATTCGGGTGGCACGTCTTGTTTTCGAAAGCGGATTAGCAGGAGTGCATAGACCAGAAAATCTCGAAGCCTTTATTCGCGGGCATGTGTATGTGCCGGAGTATGGTGGGTAA
- the fumC gene encoding class II fumarate hydratase, which yields MEYRTETDSLGEVQVPADRLWGAQTQRSLEHFSIGDDLIPREMIQAYAYLKKGTALANAEQGRLGKEQAKLIIHVCDEILDHQHDDMFPLHVWMTGSGTQFNMNVNEVISNRCCQLADTPLGSKTPVHPNDHVNMSQSSNDNFPSAMCIAAALGVTQHLVPAVAFLREGLKQKQDEFKDIVKIGRTHLQDATPLTLGQEFSGYVGMLDDNMKRLEECIPGVCRLALGGTAVGTGINAAPEFADAAAKHIAELTGQTFLSAPNKFTVQGSHDDLVHLSGALRTLAVSLFKIANDIRLLSCGPRAGFAELILPSNEPGSSIMPGKVNPTQCEALAMVAAQVMANDVAVGFGGASGYLEMNVYKPLIIFNIMKSIRIMSDSVKNFRKYLVDGVVANTKKIEYFVERSLMLVTALSPVVGYDKASEIAHHALDKDLSLREAALELGYVSEEEFDRVVDPKKMTAPYVAKDK from the coding sequence ATGGAATATCGCACTGAAACCGACAGCTTGGGCGAAGTTCAAGTCCCGGCCGATCGCCTGTGGGGCGCACAGACTCAGCGGTCATTGGAACATTTCAGCATCGGCGATGACCTCATCCCGCGAGAAATGATTCAGGCGTATGCCTATTTGAAAAAAGGCACCGCTTTAGCCAATGCTGAACAAGGACGACTGGGAAAAGAACAAGCCAAACTCATTATACACGTCTGCGATGAAATTCTCGACCATCAACACGACGATATGTTCCCCCTGCATGTTTGGATGACGGGAAGCGGCACGCAGTTCAATATGAATGTCAATGAAGTTATCAGTAATCGCTGTTGTCAACTTGCCGACACCCCACTGGGATCGAAAACACCGGTCCACCCCAATGATCACGTCAACATGTCGCAATCGAGCAATGACAATTTCCCTTCGGCCATGTGTATTGCCGCGGCCTTGGGAGTGACACAACACCTCGTGCCGGCAGTGGCGTTTTTACGAGAAGGTTTGAAACAAAAACAAGACGAATTCAAAGACATCGTCAAAATCGGTCGCACCCACTTGCAGGACGCGACGCCATTAACATTAGGTCAGGAATTTTCCGGCTATGTCGGCATGCTCGACGATAACATGAAGCGACTGGAAGAATGTATTCCCGGTGTCTGCCGTTTGGCATTGGGCGGCACAGCAGTCGGGACCGGCATCAATGCCGCCCCCGAATTCGCCGATGCTGCGGCCAAACATATTGCCGAATTGACCGGACAGACGTTTCTCTCAGCCCCCAATAAATTCACGGTGCAAGGCTCGCATGACGACCTGGTACACCTCTCCGGAGCGCTACGGACGCTTGCCGTTTCACTTTTTAAAATCGCTAATGATATCCGTTTATTGTCGTGTGGACCGCGCGCCGGATTCGCCGAATTGATTCTCCCTTCCAACGAACCGGGATCGTCCATCATGCCGGGCAAGGTCAATCCCACACAATGCGAAGCCCTGGCCATGGTGGCCGCTCAGGTCATGGCAAACGACGTCGCCGTTGGATTTGGCGGCGCCAGCGGATATTTGGAAATGAATGTCTATAAGCCGCTCATAATCTTCAATATCATGAAGTCCATCCGTATCATGTCGGATTCCGTGAAGAACTTCCGAAAATATCTTGTGGATGGTGTCGTCGCCAATACGAAAAAGATTGAATACTTCGTTGAGCGTTCACTCATGCTCGTCACGGCGTTGAGCCCGGTTGTCGGCTACGACAAAGCATCCGAAATTGCTCACCATGCACTGGACAAAGACCTCTCCCTCCGTGAAGCGGCCCTGGAGCTGGGTTACGTCAGTGAAGAAGAATTCGATCGGGTTGTTGATCCGAAAAAAATGACCGCCCCGTATGTAGCCAAAGACAAATAG
- a CDS encoding efflux RND transporter permease subunit: MHTDDRNCPDTSPNKRTGPIAWMAGNSVAANILMLLLLVGGFIVANNVKQEVFPEFSTDMVRIIIAYPGAGPEEVESGVVLAVEEAIQGLEGIKKIESTASEGSAVITVEALTGADVTLLWQDIKAEVDRITTFPEEIEEPQVAIAERHREVLSFALSGDTSERALREKAEQIRDQLLLNSNITQVELSGVRDYEIIVEVPHSVLRRYGVTLNDVANRIANNSVELGGGSLKTAGGEVLLRVDDKRETGRGYSQLPLLTGEDGSRIHLDDVATVKDDFEDTDSWATFNGKPAIMIEVYRVGDQTPIQVADAARKVADQVNQELPKGLHLDVLRDSSEVYRQRADLLLSNAYTGLALVFVCLALFLEIRLAFWVSLGIPISFLGSFLILPAFGFSINMITMFAFLVTLGIVVDDAIVVGENVYHHRSLGKSRLQAAIDGSREVAMPVVFSVLTNVIAFLPLYFVPGIMGKVFRTIPVVVVGVFTISLIESLFILPAHLGHGDPRPMPGPLAWLGRKQTQFSEGVESFIANRFAPLLRWCLNQRYLVISIGIAILITTVSYVASGRMGIVLFSKIESDYAYVEAELPYGSATERVRTVQNKLVAAAEKVVKESGGEALSRGIFSVVDENVVKARIFLTPPEERPFGTAEITRRWQQATGIIPGLETISFESDRGGPGSGKGLSVQLSHRNRDQLEAAGEDLAAQISKYSGVSDIYDGSARGKRQYDVSLLPAGERMGLTSREIGNQIRASFYGAEALRQQRGRNEVTVRVRLPENERTTESTLEDLVLTTPSGGEIYLRDAAKLTPSQAYTSIMRTDSRRTITVTANVRPQSQAENIINSMKKDILPELMRKYPGLNFSFGGRQADLRESLQSLKTGFFLALLAIYAFLAIPFRNYFQPLIIMFCIPFGIIGAIFGHLAMGYSLSLMSMFGIIALSGVVVNDSLVLIDFSNRRRLEGLTALEAILDSGRQRFRPILLTTLTTFGGLAPMIFETSRQARFLIPMAISLGFGILFATFITLLLVPCLYIVQEDIHNLFTSSKPAANVKLKNIEQV, translated from the coding sequence GAATTCTCCACCGATATGGTAAGAATAATTATTGCCTATCCTGGAGCCGGGCCGGAAGAAGTCGAATCCGGTGTCGTTTTAGCCGTCGAAGAAGCCATCCAAGGTTTGGAGGGCATAAAAAAAATTGAGTCCACGGCATCGGAAGGTTCAGCAGTAATCACTGTCGAAGCCTTGACAGGTGCCGATGTCACGTTGCTCTGGCAAGACATCAAAGCTGAAGTCGATCGCATCACCACATTTCCCGAAGAAATCGAAGAACCGCAGGTTGCCATCGCCGAACGACATCGGGAAGTCCTCTCATTTGCTTTGTCCGGGGACACGAGCGAACGCGCCTTGCGTGAAAAGGCTGAGCAGATACGTGACCAACTCCTTCTCAACTCAAACATCACCCAAGTGGAACTGAGTGGCGTTCGTGACTACGAAATTATTGTCGAAGTGCCGCATTCAGTCTTGCGACGATACGGTGTGACACTCAACGACGTCGCGAATCGCATAGCCAACAACTCCGTGGAACTTGGCGGCGGCAGTTTGAAAACAGCGGGTGGCGAAGTCCTCCTTCGTGTGGATGATAAACGTGAAACAGGACGAGGGTATAGCCAGCTCCCGTTGTTGACCGGTGAAGACGGAAGCCGCATTCACCTTGACGATGTGGCGACCGTCAAAGACGATTTTGAAGACACGGACAGTTGGGCGACGTTTAACGGCAAGCCCGCGATCATGATCGAAGTCTATCGTGTTGGTGACCAGACTCCGATCCAGGTTGCCGATGCTGCCCGCAAAGTTGCCGATCAAGTCAACCAGGAACTCCCGAAAGGACTCCATCTTGATGTGTTGCGTGACAGTTCGGAGGTCTACCGCCAACGCGCCGACTTGCTTTTAAGTAACGCCTATACCGGCTTGGCGCTTGTTTTTGTCTGTCTCGCCTTGTTTCTCGAGATCCGGCTCGCATTCTGGGTCAGTTTGGGAATTCCCATTTCGTTCCTTGGCTCGTTTCTTATTCTTCCGGCTTTTGGATTCAGCATCAACATGATCACCATGTTTGCCTTTCTCGTCACCTTGGGGATTGTGGTCGATGATGCCATTGTGGTGGGTGAAAACGTCTACCACCATCGCAGCCTGGGGAAAAGCCGACTGCAAGCTGCTATCGATGGCTCTCGGGAAGTGGCCATGCCGGTTGTCTTCAGCGTTCTCACCAACGTCATCGCTTTCTTGCCACTCTATTTTGTCCCCGGTATAATGGGAAAAGTTTTCAGGACCATCCCCGTCGTCGTTGTGGGTGTTTTCACGATATCGCTTATTGAAAGTCTTTTCATTCTTCCCGCCCACCTCGGGCATGGCGACCCGCGCCCCATGCCCGGCCCACTCGCATGGTTGGGAAGAAAACAAACCCAATTCAGCGAGGGCGTGGAATCATTCATTGCCAATCGCTTTGCCCCACTCCTCCGTTGGTGTCTCAACCAGCGCTATCTCGTCATTTCCATCGGTATCGCCATTTTGATCACCACGGTCAGTTATGTTGCCTCCGGTCGCATGGGGATTGTGCTTTTCTCCAAAATCGAGTCGGACTATGCCTATGTTGAAGCGGAACTCCCGTACGGCAGCGCCACTGAGCGCGTACGTACTGTTCAGAATAAACTTGTTGCCGCTGCAGAAAAGGTCGTGAAAGAATCGGGTGGAGAGGCATTGTCCCGTGGTATTTTTTCGGTTGTCGATGAAAATGTTGTCAAAGCACGAATATTTCTCACGCCTCCGGAAGAACGTCCCTTCGGAACAGCCGAAATAACCCGGCGTTGGCAGCAAGCAACTGGCATTATCCCTGGCCTCGAAACAATCAGTTTTGAATCCGACCGTGGCGGTCCAGGCTCGGGTAAAGGACTTTCCGTCCAGCTCTCGCACCGAAACCGTGACCAACTCGAAGCAGCCGGTGAAGACCTTGCCGCACAGATATCGAAATATAGCGGGGTGAGTGATATTTACGATGGATCGGCCAGAGGCAAACGACAGTATGATGTCAGTCTGTTGCCTGCCGGTGAGCGTATGGGCCTCACCTCACGAGAAATCGGGAATCAGATTCGAGCCTCCTTTTACGGAGCCGAGGCATTACGTCAACAGCGTGGCCGCAACGAGGTGACCGTTCGTGTCCGTCTGCCGGAAAATGAACGGACGACCGAATCCACGCTGGAAGATCTTGTCCTGACCACACCATCGGGAGGAGAAATCTATTTGCGGGATGCCGCGAAACTCACCCCGAGCCAAGCCTACACATCGATAATGCGCACCGATAGCCGACGAACGATCACGGTCACCGCCAATGTACGCCCGCAATCCCAGGCCGAAAATATCATTAACTCCATGAAGAAAGATATTCTGCCTGAACTGATGCGCAAGTATCCCGGTCTGAACTTCAGTTTTGGAGGCCGTCAGGCTGATTTACGCGAAAGTTTGCAGAGCTTGAAAACAGGCTTCTTCCTTGCGTTATTGGCCATTTATGCCTTTCTCGCAATACCGTTTCGCAACTACTTTCAGCCGCTTATCATCATGTTTTGCATCCCCTTCGGCATCATCGGTGCCATTTTCGGACACCTTGCCATGGGCTACTCCTTGAGTCTCATGAGTATGTTCGGAATCATCGCCCTGTCCGGGGTTGTGGTCAATGATTCGCTCGTCCTCATCGACTTCTCCAACCGTCGCAGGCTCGAAGGACTGACAGCACTGGAAGCAATTCTTGATTCAGGGAGACAGCGGTTTCGCCCCATTCTCCTCACAACTCTGACCACGTTTGGGGGTCTCGCGCCTATGATATTCGAAACCTCGCGTCAGGCGCGATTTCTTATTCCTATGGCCATTTCATTGGGATTCGGTATCCTGTTTGCCACCTTCATCACCCTGCTTTTGGTGCCGTGTCTTTATATCGTGCAGGAAGACATCCACAATCTGTTCACATCATCGAAGCCAGCCGCCAACGTGAAGCTTAAAAACATCGAACAAGTCTAA